The Lactuca sativa cultivar Salinas chromosome 2, Lsat_Salinas_v11, whole genome shotgun sequence genome includes a window with the following:
- the LOC111911055 gene encoding wall-associated receptor kinase-like 8, whose amino-acid sequence MRLVDQAYLLLIFLTLTSTSTLAQTYAKSGCQYMCGDVRIPYPFGIGANCSLSEWYTIDCTSSTPYLSALNNLEVLDINVSNQTVTVNVSMISDCQNPIHNSTQISNLDLGRTPFMFSRVHNKFVAVGCGNAFILDDGIAVSRCSTTCGNYTVSEREKFLGVGCCQTAIPDYLNSYRIDITGLERQGGDGGCGSAFFVDENSYAKGRFTGNNSYVSMSLLWTLSGLDIVQNCCYYAEKVTLKVDLGNGTSFESWKCRVAWPVEGNPYLSYGCVDMYSFWYIY is encoded by the coding sequence ATGAGGTTAGTTGATCAAGCTTACCTGTTACTCATCTTCCTTACACTCACATCAACATCAACATTAGCTCAGACATACGCTAAGTCTGGATGCCAATATATGTGCGGTGACGTGAGGATTCCCTACCCTTTTGGAATCGGAGCTAATTGTTCTCTCAGTGAATGGTACACTATTGATTGCACTTCCTCCACGCCATATCTATCTGCTCTAAACAACCTGGAGGTATTGGACATAAACGTTTCAAACCAAACTGTAACTGTTAATGTCTCAATGATCTCTGATTGCCAGAATCCAATCCATAACAGCACTCAAATCTCAAACCTCGACCTTGGTAGGACTCCATTTATGTTTTCCAGAGTACATAACAAATTCGTTGCGGTGGGGTGTGGTAACGCTTTCATCTTGGACGATGGGATTGCTGTCTCTCGTTGTTCGACCACTTGTGGGAATTACACTGTTAGTGAAAGAGAAAAGTTCCTTGGCGTCGGTTGTTGCCAAACAGCCATTCCTGATTATCTTAACTCCTATAGGATCGATATCACTGGTTTGGAAAGGCAGGGAGGAGATGGAGGTTGTGGGTCTGCTTTCTTCGTAGATGAGAATTCATACGCTAAAGGAAGGTTTACAGGGAACAACTCTTATGTTTCGATGTCACTACTGTGGACTTTATCAGGACTAGACATCGTACAAAATTGTTGTTATTATGCTGAGAAAGTTACACTCAAAGTTGATCTTGGTAATGGTACTTCATTCGAGTCGTGGAAATGCAGAGTGGCTTGGCCAGTGGAAGGAAACCCTTATTTATCTTATGGGTGTGTTGATATGTATAGTTTTTGGTACATTTATTAG
- the LOC111911058 gene encoding uncharacterized protein LOC111911058 codes for MGEKAGAGEFFEEDMGDNEDVYPELPNIFNDKLNWKEQEPILGMRFESPKQLKHMLCNYVVANGYQLCFVKNDTRRLLVKCCDGKCSFRLWGSWMSEDKSFQIKSLISEHNCAKNFKFGSIVTYKWIGTHFKHQFYNNQKMSIRMLREEVKKDFGIHVSMSQCRRAKKYALSLVEGTIAENYARLWSYGEEIRRSNPGSTVKICVDSMPDGELLCAVGRDANNGIFPIAWAVVSVENKENWKWFLESLSKDLQCWNDGNSLVLISDQHKGLIEAVKEVFPAAEHRQCARHVYANFRKTFSGSKFENLFWKASKATTEAQFNVVMKEIGKLNPQAVVHLMARDPKTWSLAFFRVHNSCESVENGFSESFNSVILDARKKPIISMLEDIRIYVMQRMVTMKLTGQGWNAYSVCPNIIIRLNMLQTEQRHWHVISCGGMKFEARKMDEAFNVEYYVVLVTLCRRHVVWKRWGRSA; via the exons ATGGGTGAGAAAGCAGGTGCAGGTGAGTTTTTCGAAGAAGACATGGGTGACAATGAAGATGTTTATCCCGAATTGCCAAACATTTTCAATGATAAGCTCAATTGGAAGGAGCAGgaacctattttaggtatgaggTTTGAGAGTCCTAAGCAATTGAAACACATGCTTTGTAACTATGTTGTCGCGAATGGTTAtcaattatgttttgttaagaaTGATACTAGACGATTACTTGTCAAATGTTGTGATGGCAAATGTTCTTTTAGGCTTTGGGGTTCTTGGATGAGTGAAGATAAGTCTTTCCAGATAAAATCTCTTATCAGTGAGCATAATTGTGCAAAGAATTTCAAATTCGGATCAATTGTGACTTACAAATGGATAGGGACCCACTTTAAGCACCAATTTTATAACAATCAAAAGATGAGCATCCGAATGCTTAGAGAGGAGGTAAAAAAAGATTTTGGGATTCACGTGAGTATGAGTCAGTGTAGGAGAGCCAAGAAGTATGCATTGAGTCTAGTTGAAGGGACAATAGCTGAGAATTATGCAAGATTATGGTCATATGGTGAGGAGATTAGAAGATCAAATCCTGGATCCACAGTTAAAATTTGTGTTGATTCAATGCCTGATG GGGAGTTGCTTTGTGCTGTGGGTAGAGATGCTAACAATGGAATATTCCCAATTGCTTGGGCAGTTGTTTCTGTGGAAAACAAAGAGAATTGGAAATGGTTCTTAGAAAGTCTTTCAAAAGATTTGCAATGTTGGAATGATGGTAACAGTTTGGTTCTAATTTCGGATCAACACAAG GGTTTGATTGAGGCAGTAAAGGAAGTATTTCCAGCAGCTGAACATAGGCAGTGTGCTAGACATGTCTATGCGAATTTTAGAAAGACATTTAGTGGATCCAAGTTTGAAAATCTATTTTGGAAAGCGAGCAAGGCAACAACTGAAGCACAATTTAATGTAGTTATGAAAGAGATTGGAAAATTAAATCCGCAAGCAGTTGTGCATCTTATGGCTAGAGATCCAAAGACTTGGTCTTTGGCTTTTTTCAGAGTTCATAATTCTTGTGAGTCAGTAGAGAATGGTTTTTCAGAGAGTTTTAATAGTGTGATTTTGGATGCCCGGAAGAAACCAATAATAAGCATGTTAGAGGACATTCGTATATATGTGATGCAAAGGATGGTGACTATGAAACTAACCGGACAAGGATGGAATGCTTATTCTGTTTGTCCAAATATCATAATACGGTTGAATATGCTCCAAACTGAGCAAAG GCATTGGCATGTCATTTCTTGTGGGGGGATGAAGTTTGAGGCAAGGAAGATGGACGAGGCGTTTAATGTGGAATACTATGTCGTTTTGGTCACGCtatgccgacgacatgtcgtctggaAAAGGTGGGGCCGATCCGCgtaa
- the LOC111911059 gene encoding uncharacterized protein LOC111911059: MLGLIEAVKEVFSAAEHRQCARHIYANFRKTFSGSKFEDLFWKASKATTEAQFNVVMKEIGKLNPQVVVHLMARDPKTWSLAFFRVHNSCESVENGFSESFNSVILDARKKPIISMLEDIRIYVMQRMVTMKLTGQGWNAYSVCPNIRIRLNMLQTERRHWHVISCGGMKFEARKMDKAFTVDVEKKECSCRLWQLNGYGCVHSVATLAYLNLKPDGPYVDSMRMPRRPTIKRRRDASERMGKHTVSKAGKKVSCSICKEKGHNKATCSKGEDEVIVDATDALDRPRDEERMVGVNGRDEGVNVNARVKHVKPPKMRKKSERIIKLKLAKNMGGEGSSVATTMELD, from the exons ATGTTGGGTTTGATTGAGGCAGTAAAGGAAGTATTTTCAGCAGCTGAACATAGGCAGTGTGCTAGACATATCTATGCGAATTTTAGAAAGACATTTAGTGGATCCAAGTTTGAAGATCTATTTTGGAAAGCGAGCAAGGCAACAACTGAAGCACAATTTAATGTAGTTATGAAAGAGATTGGAAAATTAAATCCGCAAGTAGTTGTGCATCTTATGGCTAGAGATCCAAAGACTTGGTCTTTGGCTTTTTTCAGAGTTCATAATTCTTGTGAGTCAGTAGAGAATGGTTTTTCAGAGAGTTTTAATAGCGTGATTTTGGATGCCCGGAAGAAACCAATAATAAGCATGTTAGAGGACATTCGTATATATGTGATGCAAAGGATGGTGACTATGAAACTAACCGGACAAGGATGGAATGCTTATTCTGTTTGTCCAAATATCAGAATACGGTTGAATATGCTCCAAACTGAGCGAAG GCATTGGCATGTCATTTCTTGTGGGGGGATGAAGTTTGAGGCAAGGAAGATGGACAAGGCGTTTACTGTGGATGTTGAAAAAAAGGAATGCAGCTGCAGGCTATGGCAACTTAATGGATATGGCTGCGTACACTCAGTTGCCACCTTAGCCTACTTAAATTTGAAACCTGACGGTCCATATGTAGATTCAAT GCGTATGCCAAGAAGGCCAACCATAAAGAGAAGAAGAGATGCTTCTGAACGGATGGGAAAACATACCGTCAGCAAGGCAGGGAAGAAAGTTTCTTGCAGCATATGCAAGGAGAAAGGACACAACAAGGCTACTTGTAGTAAAG GGGAGGATGAGGTAATCGTAGATGCTACTGATGCTTTGGATAGGCCTAGAGATGAAGAGCGAATGGTGGGAGTCAATGGACGGGATGAAGGGGTGAATGTCAATGCTCGAGTTAAGCATGTTAAACCACCTAAAATGCGAAAGAAGTCAGAACGAATCATTAAACTGAAGCTTGCAAAAAATATGGGAGGTGAAGGTAGCAGTGTTGCAACGACCATGGAATTGGATTAA
- the LOC128132415 gene encoding uncharacterized protein LOC128132415 has protein sequence MGEKVGASDFFEEDMGDNEDVYPELPNIFNDKLNWKEQEPVLGMRFESPKQLKHVLCNYAVANGYQLCFVKNDTRRLLLKCCGGKCTFRLWGSWMSEDKSFQIKSLISEHNCAKNFKFGSIVTYKWIGTHFKHQFYNNQKMSVRMLREEVKTDFGINVSMSQCRRAKKYALSLVEGTIAENYARLWSYGEEIRRSNPGSTVKICVDSMPDGKNYFSKIYICFASVKEGWRGGCRRIINLDGCFLKTFCQGELVYAMARDANNGIFPIAWAVVSVENKENWK, from the coding sequence ATGGGTGAGAAAGTAGGTGCAAGTGACTTTTTTGAAGAAGACATGGGTGACAATGAAGATGTTTATCCCGAATTGCCAAATATTTTCAATGATAAGCTCAATTGGAAGGAGCAGGAACCTGTTTTAGGTATGAGGTTTGAGAGTCCTAAGCAATTGAAACACGTGCTTTGTAACTATGCTGTCGCGAATGGTTAtcaattatgttttgttaagaaTGATACTAGACGATTACTTCTCAAATGCTGTGGTGGCAAATGTACTTTTAGGCTTTGGGGTTCTTGGATGAGTGAAGATAAGTCTTTCCAGATAAAATCTCTTATCAGTGAGCATAATTGTGCAAAGAATTTCAAATTCGGATCAATTGTGACTTACAAATGGATAGGGACCCACTTTAAGCACCAATTTTACAACAATCAAAAGATGAGCGTCCGAATGCTTAGAGAGGAGGTAAAAACAGATTTTGGGATTAACGTGAGTATGAGTCAGTGTAGGAGAGCCAAGAAGTATGCATTGAGTCTAGTTGAAGGGACAATAGCTGAGAATTATGCAAGATTATGGTCATATGGCGAGGAGATTAGAAGATCAAATCCTGGATCCACAGTTAAAATTTGTGTTGATTCAATGCCTGATGGTAAGAATTATTTCAGCAAAATATACATATGTTTTGCTTCAGTAAAAGAGGGATGGAGGGGAGGATGTAGGAGGATCATTAACCTGGATGGTTGTTTTCTGAAAACTTTTTGTCAAGGGGAGTTGGTTTATGCTATGGCTAGAGATGCTAACAATGGAATATTCCCAATTGCTTGGGCAGTTGTTTCTGTGGAAAACAAAGAGAATTGGAAATGA